One stretch of Methylopila sp. 73B DNA includes these proteins:
- a CDS encoding GDSL-type esterase/lipase family protein codes for MIRRIPTGASPARLLAVSLALSGLALSLAPASAQDGYYRRYYDPPVGYVRERSYDRYDEDRMIDERVNAYRREALARREAERRRALDDAARYVRRRESQPNFLQRLFGARPRDPEIDDGWTARRDPGAVEVRPKPRARRKPAEPTPTPVPPIPTGDPSAPVAPPSVFVAVLGDSVADGLAGGLQEAFADAPEIGVKRYARPNAGLVRADYHDFAEAAQKAVDEGPLAYAVIDVGVNDRQPFLDMRDAAPLSAPWRERYLARVDALIAPFKAKKIPVYWVSLAPSSSARANSDLIALNAMVKERVQAAGGTFVDVWEGFVDENGDYAAVGPQLDGQNARLRLEDGVHFSKAGSRKLAHYVEQEIRKSYQPKPAEALIGATPNGGDPNVSPLVDRPKPLAGPVVVLTAPRRSEGGALVGGAGSGARSDAVERLLVRGEALTADPGRLDDHRWPGAEAAKADPAKPDAGKPDAPAEAAAPKP; via the coding sequence ATGATCCGGCGCATCCCGACCGGCGCGTCCCCCGCGCGCCTGCTGGCCGTCAGTCTGGCCTTGAGCGGGCTTGCACTCTCGCTCGCGCCGGCTTCGGCCCAGGACGGCTACTACCGCCGCTACTACGACCCGCCCGTCGGCTACGTGCGGGAGCGGTCCTACGACCGCTACGACGAAGACCGCATGATCGACGAGCGGGTCAACGCCTACCGGCGCGAGGCGCTCGCGCGCCGCGAGGCGGAGCGGCGGCGGGCCTTGGACGACGCCGCCCGCTACGTGCGCCGGCGCGAGAGCCAGCCCAACTTCCTGCAGCGCCTGTTCGGCGCGCGGCCGCGCGACCCCGAAATCGACGACGGCTGGACCGCCCGCCGCGATCCCGGCGCGGTCGAGGTGCGGCCGAAGCCGCGCGCCCGGCGCAAGCCCGCGGAACCCACCCCGACCCCGGTGCCGCCGATCCCGACCGGCGATCCCAGCGCGCCCGTGGCGCCGCCCAGCGTCTTCGTCGCCGTGCTGGGCGACAGCGTCGCGGACGGCCTCGCCGGCGGGCTGCAAGAGGCCTTCGCCGACGCGCCCGAGATCGGCGTCAAGCGCTACGCCCGGCCCAACGCCGGCCTGGTGCGCGCCGACTACCACGACTTCGCCGAAGCCGCGCAGAAGGCGGTCGACGAGGGTCCGCTCGCCTATGCTGTGATCGACGTCGGCGTGAACGATCGCCAGCCCTTCCTCGACATGCGCGACGCGGCCCCGCTCTCGGCGCCTTGGCGCGAGCGCTACCTCGCGCGGGTCGACGCGCTGATCGCGCCGTTCAAGGCGAAGAAGATCCCGGTCTATTGGGTCAGCCTCGCGCCGTCCTCCAGCGCGCGTGCGAACTCCGACTTGATCGCGCTCAACGCGATGGTGAAGGAACGGGTGCAGGCCGCGGGCGGGACCTTCGTGGACGTCTGGGAAGGCTTCGTCGACGAGAACGGCGACTACGCCGCCGTGGGCCCCCAGCTCGACGGCCAGAACGCGCGCCTGCGCCTCGAAGACGGGGTGCATTTCTCCAAGGCCGGCTCCCGCAAGCTCGCGCACTACGTCGAGCAGGAGATCCGCAAGTCCTACCAGCCGAAGCCGGCGGAGGCGCTGATCGGCGCGACGCCGAACGGCGGCGACCCCAACGTCTCGCCGCTGGTCGACCGGCCAAAGCCGCTTGCGGGACCCGTGGTGGTGCTGACGGCGCCGCGGCGCTCCGAGGGCGGCGCGCTGGTCGGCGGCGCAGGCTCGGGCGCGCGTTCGGACGCGGTGGAGCGCCTGCTGGTGCGCGGCGAAGCGCTGACCGCCGACCCCGGCCGTCTCGACGACCACCGCTGGCCTGGCGCGGAGGCCGCGAAGGCCGATCCCGCCAAGCCGGACGCGGGCAAGCCAGACGCCCCCGCCGAGGCCGCGGCGCCGAAGCCCTGA
- a CDS encoding KpsF/GutQ family sugar-phosphate isomerase has translation MAEPLRTPPSPGLTTPAQSVASALRTVETEAAGLSELAAALNGALGDPFARAVETIAAARGRTIVSGMGKSGHVGRKIAATFASTGTPAFFVHPAEASHGDLGMITSDDVVLALSWSGETAELRDMVHYTGRFRVPLIAVTSREDSALGREADIALVLPRATEACPHGLAPTTSTTMQMAIGDALAVALLESRSFTPSDFRRFHPGGKLGAVLTFVRDAMHQGEAVPLVPVGAKMSEALIVMSAKSFGCVGVTDAGGALVGIVTDGDLRRHMGPGLTAMTVEEVMTRSPRTVRSSDLAAQALSELQSRAITALFVVDGGEPVGLVHIHDLLKLGVA, from the coding sequence ATGGCCGAACCTCTGCGCACCCCTCCGTCGCCCGGTCTGACGACGCCGGCGCAGTCCGTCGCCTCGGCGCTGCGCACGGTCGAGACCGAAGCCGCGGGCCTTTCGGAGCTCGCCGCGGCGTTGAACGGCGCCCTGGGCGATCCCTTCGCGCGCGCGGTCGAGACGATCGCGGCGGCGCGCGGGCGCACCATCGTCTCCGGCATGGGCAAGAGCGGCCACGTGGGCCGCAAGATCGCGGCGACCTTCGCCTCCACCGGCACACCGGCCTTCTTCGTGCACCCGGCCGAAGCCAGCCACGGCGACCTCGGCATGATCACCTCCGACGACGTGGTGCTCGCGCTGTCGTGGTCCGGCGAGACCGCGGAACTGCGCGACATGGTGCACTACACCGGCCGGTTCCGGGTGCCGCTGATCGCCGTCACCTCGCGCGAGGACAGCGCGCTCGGGCGCGAGGCTGACATCGCGCTGGTGCTGCCGCGCGCGACCGAGGCCTGCCCGCACGGCCTCGCCCCCACCACCTCGACCACCATGCAGATGGCGATCGGCGACGCGCTCGCCGTCGCGCTGCTGGAGAGCCGCAGCTTCACGCCGTCCGACTTCCGCCGCTTCCACCCCGGCGGCAAGCTCGGCGCGGTGCTCACCTTCGTGCGCGACGCCATGCACCAGGGCGAGGCCGTGCCGCTCGTCCCCGTCGGCGCCAAGATGTCCGAGGCGCTGATCGTCATGTCGGCGAAGAGCTTCGGCTGCGTCGGCGTCACGGACGCGGGCGGAGCGCTGGTCGGCATCGTCACCGACGGCGACCTTCGCCGCCACATGGGCCCCGGCCTCACCGCCATGACGGTCGAGGAGGTCATGACCCGCTCGCCGCGCACGGTGCGCTCGAGCGACCTCGCCGCCCAGGCGCTGAGCGAGTTGCAGAGCCGGGCGATCACCGCCCTGTTCGTCGTCGACGGCGGCGAGCCGGTCGGCCTCGTCCACATCCACGACCTGCTGAAGCTCGGCGTGGCCTGA
- a CDS encoding type 1 glutamine amidotransferase: MRPLRLLVVEGNPKAMRERHAAVSGQTPSAFYADILSGLAADETLEATVDICFPADEGANLPDGSDLASYDGVAITGSGLNLWKAERESLVQVDFARAVYDAGVPFFGSCWGLQVAAVAAGGEVKLNPQGREIGIARAIHITDAGRGHPLHAGRTQVFDAPAIHSDEVAAVPPGAIVTATNDLCAVQAAEIRHGAGVFWGVQFHPEYTFAELGGILSRYTPIMLEEGFFRDGEEAAGYITDLVALDADPGRKDVAWRLGVAPSVLDPKIRRTELINWLKLQVLPTASARVRG, from the coding sequence ATGCGCCCGCTGCGCCTCCTCGTCGTCGAGGGCAACCCCAAGGCCATGCGCGAGCGGCACGCGGCCGTCTCAGGACAGACGCCGAGCGCGTTCTACGCCGACATCCTCTCGGGACTCGCGGCCGACGAGACACTCGAGGCCACGGTCGACATCTGCTTTCCGGCGGACGAGGGCGCGAACCTGCCGGACGGCTCGGACCTCGCATCCTACGACGGCGTCGCGATCACCGGCTCCGGGCTCAACCTCTGGAAAGCGGAGCGCGAGTCTCTGGTCCAAGTCGACTTCGCCCGCGCGGTCTACGACGCCGGCGTCCCGTTCTTCGGCTCGTGCTGGGGCCTGCAGGTGGCCGCGGTCGCAGCGGGCGGCGAGGTGAAGCTGAACCCGCAAGGCCGCGAGATCGGCATCGCCCGCGCGATCCACATCACCGACGCCGGCCGCGGCCATCCGCTCCACGCCGGCCGCACCCAGGTGTTCGACGCGCCGGCGATCCATTCCGACGAGGTGGCGGCCGTGCCGCCGGGCGCGATCGTGACCGCGACCAACGATCTCTGCGCCGTGCAGGCGGCCGAGATCCGGCACGGCGCCGGCGTGTTCTGGGGCGTTCAGTTTCACCCCGAGTACACCTTCGCCGAACTCGGCGGGATCCTGTCGCGCTACACGCCGATCATGCTGGAAGAGGGTTTCTTTCGCGACGGCGAGGAGGCCGCCGGCTACATCACCGATCTCGTGGCGCTCGACGCCGATCCCGGCCGCAAGGACGTCGCCTGGCGCCTCGGCGTCGCGCCCTCCGTGCTCGACCCGAAGATCCGCCGCACCGAGCTGATCAACTGGCTGAAGCTGCAGGTGCTGCCGACGGCGAGCGCGCGCGTGAGGGGGTGA
- a CDS encoding lytic murein transglycosylase has protein sequence MRLAGRPVRFASATLTAALLGLAFASPAAADAIDQRFQAFVAQLRPQAAAAGVSAGTFDRAFRGLKPDREAIEKSQYQPEFKTTMAQYIDTRVSDTRINAGRTNYQQWGKTLAALERSTGVDRYAILSVWGMETNYGGSMGGHNVIEALATLACCQPRRPEFFRKELISALQILQRGDVTPENMIGSWAGAMGHTQFMPTSFKAYAADGDGDGRRDIWTSVPDALASTANYLKKHGWRSGETWGYEVIIPAGMNAKAGAKMPLGRWQAAGVQRASGGGFARATDVATLLQPAGPRGPSFLMMQNFRVIKRYNNADSYALAVGHLADRIRGGGAFVTPWPNHDKPLDEQERLELQALLARRGFAIGEPDGKIGPATREAIMSYQQRQGLAPDGYAGVSLLRHLRSAR, from the coding sequence ATGCGCCTTGCAGGTCGCCCCGTCCGATTCGCCAGCGCCACGCTGACCGCCGCCCTGCTCGGCCTCGCCTTCGCGAGCCCGGCCGCGGCGGATGCGATCGACCAGCGGTTCCAGGCCTTCGTCGCCCAGCTCCGCCCGCAGGCGGCGGCCGCGGGCGTCAGCGCCGGGACCTTCGACCGCGCCTTCCGGGGACTGAAGCCGGACCGGGAGGCGATCGAGAAGTCGCAGTACCAGCCCGAGTTCAAGACGACGATGGCTCAGTACATCGACACGCGGGTGTCGGACACGCGCATCAACGCAGGCCGGACGAACTACCAACAGTGGGGCAAGACGCTCGCGGCGCTCGAGCGCTCGACCGGCGTCGACCGCTACGCCATCCTCTCGGTCTGGGGCATGGAGACCAATTACGGCGGCTCCATGGGCGGCCACAACGTCATCGAGGCGCTTGCGACGCTGGCCTGCTGCCAGCCGCGCCGGCCGGAGTTCTTCCGCAAGGAGCTGATCTCGGCGCTGCAGATCCTGCAGCGCGGCGACGTGACGCCGGAAAACATGATCGGCTCCTGGGCCGGCGCCATGGGCCACACCCAGTTCATGCCGACGAGCTTCAAGGCCTACGCCGCCGACGGCGACGGCGACGGCCGTCGCGACATCTGGACCTCGGTGCCGGATGCGCTGGCCTCGACCGCGAACTATCTGAAGAAGCACGGCTGGCGCTCCGGCGAGACCTGGGGCTACGAGGTCATCATCCCGGCGGGCATGAACGCCAAGGCCGGCGCCAAGATGCCGCTCGGCCGGTGGCAGGCGGCGGGCGTGCAGCGCGCCTCCGGCGGCGGCTTCGCACGGGCGACCGACGTCGCGACCCTGCTGCAGCCGGCCGGCCCGCGCGGGCCGTCGTTCCTGATGATGCAGAACTTCCGGGTCATCAAGCGCTACAACAACGCCGACAGCTACGCCCTCGCGGTCGGGCACCTCGCCGACCGCATCCGCGGCGGCGGCGCCTTCGTGACGCCGTGGCCGAACCACGACAAGCCGCTGGACGAGCAGGAACGGCTGGAGCTGCAGGCCCTGCTCGCCCGCCGCGGCTTCGCCATCGGCGAGCCGGACGGCAAGATCGGGCCCGCGACGCGGGAGGCGATCATGTCCTACCAGCAGCGCCAGGGCCTCGCGCCCGACGGCTACGCCGGCGTCTCGCTGCTCCGCCACCTGCGCTCGGCCCGCTGA
- a CDS encoding UTP--glucose-1-phosphate uridylyltransferase codes for MSRPIRKAVFPVAGLGTRFLPATKAVPKEMLTVVDRPVIQHVVDEAREAGIEHFIFVTGRNKGVIEDHFDKQFELEATLERRGKLDALRLLKEDLPSAGQASFTRQQEPLGLGHAVWCARELVGAEPFALLLPDMLHQGEERSCLAEMIDVYNAAGGNVVATYEVPDDQTHQYGIVGAGEKIGKGFKMTSMVEKPKPGTAESNYAISGRYILQPEIFTLLAKQEAGAGGEIQLTDAMLSLAKEQAFSGFAFEGRVFDTGSKIGFLTANVAYALERDDLAGDFRKELEALLRG; via the coding sequence ATGTCCCGTCCCATCCGCAAGGCCGTGTTTCCCGTCGCGGGCCTCGGCACCCGCTTCCTGCCCGCCACCAAGGCGGTGCCGAAGGAGATGCTGACGGTGGTCGACCGGCCGGTGATCCAGCACGTGGTGGACGAGGCCCGCGAGGCCGGCATCGAGCATTTCATCTTCGTCACCGGGCGAAACAAGGGCGTCATCGAAGATCACTTCGACAAGCAGTTCGAGCTCGAGGCGACGCTGGAGCGCCGCGGCAAGCTCGACGCGCTGCGCCTCCTCAAGGAGGACCTGCCGAGCGCCGGCCAGGCGAGCTTCACGCGCCAGCAGGAGCCGCTCGGCCTCGGCCACGCGGTGTGGTGCGCGCGCGAACTCGTGGGCGCCGAGCCCTTCGCCCTGCTGCTGCCGGACATGCTGCACCAGGGCGAGGAACGCAGCTGCCTCGCCGAGATGATCGACGTCTACAACGCCGCCGGCGGCAACGTGGTCGCGACCTACGAGGTGCCGGACGACCAGACGCACCAGTACGGCATCGTCGGCGCCGGCGAAAAGATCGGCAAGGGCTTCAAGATGACCTCAATGGTCGAGAAGCCGAAGCCGGGCACGGCGGAATCGAACTACGCCATCTCGGGCCGCTACATCCTGCAGCCCGAGATCTTCACCCTGCTGGCGAAGCAGGAGGCGGGCGCCGGCGGCGAGATCCAGCTCACCGACGCCATGCTCTCGCTGGCGAAGGAGCAGGCCTTCTCGGGCTTCGCCTTCGAGGGCCGGGTGTTCGACACCGGCTCCAAGATCGGCTTCCTCACCGCAAACGTCGCCTACGCGCTCGAGCGCGACGATCTGGCGGGCGACTTCCGCAAGGAGCTCGAGGCCCTGCTCAGGGGCTGA
- a CDS encoding glutamate synthase subunit beta, whose amino-acid sequence MGKVTGFLEIDRQEARYQPASDRIRHYREFTLPLSDAEVAGQAARCMDCGIPFCHGPQGCPVNNQIPDWNDLVYADDWKEASRNLHSTNNFPEFTGRICPAPCEEACTLNLENTPVAIKTVEQAIADKAWANGWIAPETPEAKTGKTVAIVGSGPAGMAAAQQLARAGHDVHVYEREPKAGGLMRYGIPDFKMEKRHIDRRVEQMEAEGVTFHYGVNVGVTTPVSELVEGHDAVLFAGGAEHPRDPQLPGQDLKGVHYAMPFLVQQNRRVGFENHIPETPVEAFAKHVVVIGGGDTASDCVGTSFRQGAISVTQLDIRPVPPKVEDKLLTWPYWPTKFRTSSSQAEGADREFAAVTLGIEGKNGKVVGVKCARADAKRQPVPGSEFVLKADLVFIALGFSGPLKEGLVEQSGVALDKRGNVLADEKSYVTSNPKVFAAGDMRRGQSLVVWAIREGRQAANAIDTFLMGSSKLPR is encoded by the coding sequence ATGGGCAAGGTTACAGGCTTTCTTGAGATCGACCGGCAGGAAGCGCGGTATCAGCCGGCGTCCGACCGCATCCGGCACTACCGCGAGTTCACGCTGCCGCTGTCGGACGCCGAAGTGGCGGGCCAGGCGGCGCGCTGCATGGACTGCGGCATCCCGTTCTGCCACGGGCCGCAGGGCTGCCCGGTCAACAACCAGATCCCGGACTGGAACGACCTCGTCTACGCCGACGACTGGAAGGAGGCCTCCCGCAACCTCCACTCCACCAACAACTTCCCGGAGTTCACCGGCCGCATCTGCCCCGCCCCCTGCGAGGAGGCGTGCACGCTGAACCTCGAAAACACCCCTGTCGCGATCAAGACGGTCGAGCAGGCGATCGCCGACAAGGCCTGGGCCAACGGCTGGATCGCGCCCGAGACGCCGGAGGCCAAGACCGGTAAGACGGTGGCGATCGTCGGCTCCGGCCCCGCCGGCATGGCGGCGGCCCAGCAGCTCGCCCGCGCGGGCCACGACGTCCACGTCTACGAGCGCGAGCCCAAGGCCGGCGGCCTGATGCGCTACGGCATCCCGGACTTCAAGATGGAGAAGCGCCACATCGACCGGCGCGTCGAGCAGATGGAGGCCGAGGGCGTCACGTTCCACTACGGCGTGAACGTCGGCGTCACCACGCCGGTCTCCGAGCTGGTCGAGGGGCATGACGCCGTGCTGTTCGCGGGCGGCGCGGAGCACCCGCGCGATCCGCAGCTGCCGGGCCAGGACCTCAAGGGCGTGCACTACGCCATGCCGTTCCTGGTGCAGCAGAACCGCCGCGTCGGCTTCGAGAACCACATTCCTGAAACCCCGGTCGAGGCCTTCGCCAAGCACGTCGTCGTCATCGGCGGCGGCGACACCGCCTCCGACTGCGTCGGCACCTCGTTCCGCCAGGGCGCGATCTCGGTCACGCAGCTCGACATCCGGCCGGTGCCGCCGAAGGTCGAGGACAAGCTGCTGACCTGGCCGTACTGGCCGACCAAGTTCCGCACCTCGTCCAGCCAGGCCGAGGGTGCCGACCGCGAGTTCGCGGCGGTCACGCTCGGCATCGAGGGCAAGAACGGCAAGGTGGTGGGCGTGAAGTGCGCCCGCGCCGACGCCAAGCGCCAGCCAGTCCCAGGCTCCGAGTTCGTCCTCAAAGCCGATCTCGTCTTCATCGCGCTCGGCTTCTCCGGGCCGCTGAAGGAGGGCCTCGTCGAGCAGTCCGGCGTCGCGCTCGACAAGCGCGGCAACGTGCTGGCGGACGAGAAGAGCTACGTCACCTCGAACCCGAAGGTGTTCGCCGCCGGCGACATGCGCCGCGGCCAGTCGCTGGTGGTGTGGGCGATCCGCGAGGGCCGTCAGGCCGCCAACGCGATCGACACCTTCCTGATGGGCTCGTCCAAGCTCCCGCGCTGA
- a CDS encoding flagellar motor protein MotB — translation MAKKKHADHGGGHGWFVTFADLMGLLMAFFVVLVAFSNQDKKKMAAVAGSMREAFGSQREIVAAGVIDVGGTPTRTELLNNSAKTMNDSANLSGPLSKDKADTAAVARGYARAAASLRQALRAMPEIADVSNQIVVEDNSEGVSISLIDQDGRSMFQPGSARPSQRIVDALTAMAPTIRALNYPIYVTGHTAAGVSEAGSLDAWRLSADRASAARELLASNGVPDGRFTVVQGKAATDPMFPDAPQIAANRRVTISLTAAPGALPMDLKP, via the coding sequence ATGGCCAAGAAGAAACACGCCGACCACGGCGGCGGACACGGCTGGTTCGTCACCTTCGCCGACCTGATGGGCCTGCTGATGGCCTTCTTCGTGGTGCTGGTCGCGTTCTCGAACCAGGACAAGAAGAAGATGGCGGCGGTCGCCGGCTCCATGCGCGAGGCCTTCGGCTCGCAGCGGGAGATCGTGGCGGCGGGCGTGATCGACGTCGGCGGCACGCCGACGCGCACGGAGCTGCTGAACAACAGCGCCAAGACCATGAACGACTCCGCGAACCTGTCGGGGCCGCTGTCCAAGGACAAGGCGGACACCGCGGCGGTCGCCCGCGGCTACGCCCGCGCCGCCGCGAGCCTGCGCCAGGCGCTGCGCGCCATGCCGGAGATCGCCGACGTCTCGAACCAGATCGTCGTCGAAGACAACTCCGAGGGCGTGTCGATCTCGCTGATCGACCAGGACGGCCGCTCGATGTTCCAGCCCGGTTCGGCGCGGCCCTCGCAGCGCATCGTCGACGCGCTGACGGCCATGGCGCCGACGATCCGCGCGCTGAACTATCCGATCTACGTCACCGGCCACACGGCGGCCGGCGTGTCCGAGGCCGGATCGCTCGACGCCTGGCGCCTGTCCGCCGACCGGGCGAGCGCGGCGCGGGAGCTTCTGGCCTCGAACGGCGTTCCGGACGGCCGCTTCACCGTGGTGCAGGGCAAGGCCGCGACCGACCCGATGTTCCCCGACGCCCCGCAGATCGCCGCCAACCGCCGCGTGACGATCTCGCTCACCGCCGCCCCCGGGGCGCTGCCGATGGACCTGAAGCCGTAG
- a CDS encoding MotA/TolQ/ExbB proton channel family protein, with amino-acid sequence MDFATIIGFVGGIGVLSFLIHEGGGLERYYSEHAVIVIFGGSITATLIRFELGAFLSSFPTAIKTVFRGSHGNPRDLIAEIAEMAAIVRKSGPVGLDKATPHDPFLAKGVRYVADGFDETFIRETLERERDLNLHRLEMAGKVFRGIGDCAPAFGMIGTLIGMVQMFAEMSDPSKLGVFMAIALLATLYGAVVGNFFFLPIADKLAIKFAHDELNQTLVIDGVLQLRAGKSPAVVKEMLIAYLPEKQRAAVIEAAA; translated from the coding sequence ATGGATTTCGCGACCATCATCGGCTTCGTCGGCGGCATCGGCGTCCTCAGCTTCCTGATCCACGAGGGCGGCGGGCTGGAGCGCTACTACTCCGAGCACGCCGTCATCGTGATCTTCGGCGGCTCGATCACCGCCACCCTGATCCGGTTCGAACTGGGCGCGTTCCTCTCGTCCTTTCCGACCGCTATCAAGACCGTCTTCCGCGGCAGCCACGGCAACCCGCGCGACCTGATCGCCGAAATCGCCGAGATGGCGGCGATCGTGCGCAAGTCCGGCCCGGTCGGGCTCGACAAGGCGACCCCGCATGATCCCTTCCTCGCCAAGGGGGTGCGCTACGTCGCCGACGGCTTCGACGAGACCTTCATCCGCGAGACCCTGGAGCGCGAGCGCGACCTGAACCTTCACCGGCTGGAGATGGCCGGCAAGGTGTTCCGCGGCATCGGCGACTGCGCGCCGGCCTTCGGCATGATCGGGACGCTGATCGGCATGGTGCAGATGTTCGCCGAGATGTCGGACCCGTCGAAGCTTGGCGTGTTCATGGCCATCGCGCTGCTCGCGACGCTCTACGGCGCCGTCGTCGGCAACTTCTTCTTCCTGCCGATCGCCGACAAGCTCGCCATCAAGTTCGCCCATGACGAGCTGAACCAGACGCTGGTGATCGACGGCGTGCTCCAGCTGCGCGCCGGCAAGAGCCCGGCGGTGGTCAAGGAAATGCTGATCGCCTACCTGCCCGAGAAACAACGCGCCGCCGTCATCGAGGCGGCGGCCTGA
- a CDS encoding outer membrane beta-barrel protein → MPRAQRLAALALVALVAAAGVARGQEALDDEPLRRLDPDTLAGGDYGGTEPQPLAGGTYGREPQAAPRAGVEEPLATQLQIGDPLAGSRAGLGAPPRAPRARRLADEPYSPTGVRAGAFILRPTLESTAGYDTNPNEVKSGGKGSAYGRLRGDLDAVSDWSRHQLEVRLSGQIRKFTNAPEIGLEPQASATVDGRIDVTDDTQIVTQLRASITTSSPGDPETENDVDGDEIQKSYGATLGVAKRFNRFSLQLDGLVDRYLYDDSKLLDGSELDNSDRIYNAYEVRLRGAYELSPRLQPFAEIAVDTRDYDKREDDAGKTLGSSGYALRAGAKFEATRLITGELALGYGRQTPKENSLDPVEGLLIDGSIAWVPTALTTVRLNARSALQETNLTGASGVLTRSVGVAVEHALRRNVLLTARATVERLNYKGIGRVDDALTLALEGEYRLNRSLSLIGSFQHEKLASSESGEGYSSSIIEVGLRLRR, encoded by the coding sequence ATGCCGCGCGCGCAGCGCCTTGCAGCCCTCGCCCTCGTCGCGCTCGTCGCGGCGGCCGGCGTCGCGCGCGGTCAGGAGGCCCTCGACGACGAACCGCTGCGCCGGCTCGACCCCGACACGCTCGCCGGCGGCGACTACGGCGGGACCGAGCCCCAGCCGCTCGCCGGCGGGACCTACGGCCGCGAGCCGCAGGCCGCGCCGCGCGCCGGGGTCGAGGAGCCGCTCGCCACCCAGCTCCAGATCGGCGATCCGCTGGCGGGCTCGCGGGCCGGCCTCGGCGCGCCGCCGCGGGCGCCGCGCGCGCGCCGGCTCGCGGACGAGCCCTACAGCCCCACCGGCGTCCGGGCGGGCGCCTTCATCCTGCGGCCGACGCTCGAGAGCACCGCCGGCTACGACACCAACCCGAACGAGGTGAAGAGCGGCGGCAAGGGCTCGGCCTACGGGCGCCTCCGCGGCGACCTCGACGCGGTCTCCGACTGGTCGCGCCACCAGCTCGAGGTGAGGCTCAGCGGCCAGATCCGCAAGTTCACCAACGCCCCCGAGATCGGCCTGGAGCCGCAGGCGAGCGCGACCGTCGACGGCCGGATCGACGTGACCGACGACACGCAGATCGTCACCCAGCTGCGCGCCTCGATCACCACCTCGAGCCCCGGCGACCCGGAGACCGAGAACGACGTCGACGGCGACGAAATCCAGAAGTCCTACGGCGCGACGCTGGGCGTGGCGAAGCGCTTCAACCGCTTCAGCCTGCAGCTGGACGGGCTGGTGGACCGCTACCTCTACGACGACAGCAAGCTGCTCGACGGCAGCGAGCTCGACAACTCCGACCGGATCTACAACGCCTACGAGGTCCGGCTACGCGGGGCCTACGAGCTCTCGCCGCGGCTGCAGCCCTTCGCCGAGATCGCGGTCGACACGCGCGACTACGACAAGCGCGAGGACGACGCGGGCAAGACGCTGGGCTCCTCCGGCTACGCGCTGCGGGCCGGCGCGAAGTTCGAGGCGACCCGGCTGATCACCGGCGAGCTGGCGCTCGGCTACGGCCGCCAGACGCCGAAGGAGAACAGCCTCGATCCGGTCGAGGGCCTGCTGATCGACGGCTCGATCGCCTGGGTCCCGACCGCGCTCACCACCGTCCGGCTCAACGCCCGCAGCGCGCTGCAGGAGACCAACCTCACCGGCGCGAGCGGCGTGCTGACGCGCTCGGTCGGCGTGGCGGTCGAGCATGCGCTGCGCCGGAACGTGCTGCTGACGGCGCGCGCGACGGTCGAGCGCCTGAACTACAAGGGCATCGGCCGCGTCGACGACGCCCTCACCCTGGCGCTCGAGGGCGAGTACCGGTTGAACCGGTCGCTCTCGCTCATCGGCAGCTTCCAGCACGAGAAGCTCGCGAGCTCGGAAAGCGGCGAGGGCTACAGCTCCTCGATCATCGAGGTCGGCCTGCGTTTGAGGCGGTGA